The Chaetodon auriga isolate fChaAug3 chromosome 2, fChaAug3.hap1, whole genome shotgun sequence genome segment ATATTCCTAACTAATAATATTACATAGAATTGGACAAACAGGGGTGTATAGGCAGCCCACagttcaattttttttttccttgtttgctgAATGGCGTTAGCTATTTTTAGCCGTTAGCCCGCTCGCTATTATATAACAAAGTGCTGAAAGATGACTCGGCACAAGAGACAACAAGATAATAAACACTTCATTAAGAATAATGcttttcacttatttttcacTTGTTATGCTAAATAAATGTAGAGCCTAATTCAAGTGAAAACAAGttggctttaaaaacaaaacttttctgctgcagagaaacagccaACTAGATTACTAAAGAAAGAGTCACGTTAAAGCTAACTGGGAAGATTTCcacagctagctagctggctaaagctaaagctaaatcCTCCCCTCCATAGAGTTCTAATATGTAATCGCAAAAAAtaatcagttcagttcagtttcattcaATTTGTTATTCTACATTAATTCATAATTTCTAATAATTAATAAGGCAGTAGCTAAATCCAGTCATAACGTAGAAAGAAATTGCTAAACTAACTAGTCCTGCTCAAGGGTTACTAGCCTAGCTTAGCGTAGCAGTAGACCTAGAGTAGCAGTAAGCCTAAGTGCCGCCTCAGCCTGACTAGAAGTGTATTCATGTGATTTGATGTGTTTCAGCTAACTCTGAATCacatatttgaatgttttacaTAGTTCAGTTTattataatttatttatttcattacgTTGCGTTGGGTATGAGTGTATTCTGTTGTCTCCCCTCACATTGCCTGATGTCTAAGGGCAGAGTGGGGCCTACATAATTTACATTATGTACAGGCTGTACGGGGGATAATCAGACTGAAAGGGCATAAAATGAAGGCATTACAACATTTATCCCTATTTTACAGTTTTCCAGCCAGCCTGAAAACTTAAAAcactttcctctcatttttaCCATGTCTGTAGTTATTGCTCTCTCACTTTGATGTGCAGAATAATAGATAATATAAATCCTAAGTAAAGAATAACTATAACCTTCCTTGTTCCTCACACTTTGACCTGCTACCATTATTAGTttatgacacacaaacacaaataggCTTATACCTCGCTGCCCATCCTAAGTGGTTTGTGACCGGCCCACTTCACTTTATGTAATCCACTTCAACTGCTCTGCGGGGGCAGAGTTTCTGCCGCCTTCCTGCTTTTCCATGCCAGTCTAaaatttctaaataaataaaacgttCATCAATGGTACTTACAAGAATATATTCCTAAAAGCCTTACTATGAGCAGGTTTTTTAGCAGCAGGGCATGTGTATGAATGCCTTGACAGCCAGTCACCAGGCTACTAAGAGACCAGCATACGTTCAATATTATGCATAGTCAAAATTCTGTGCATGTTTAAAGATCTGGTTATTTTAGGTCTATATTCTTTCAGCAAGGCTGACCAGATGATTTGAGataagagaaagaagaaaacattggAGTTTTTAGACACAGCTGTAAAACTTTCTTATTAATAATGTCTTAGTTTATATTTGTGTAGTGTGTAGGCCGATATGATAATTAAATCTGCACGTGGCTTTAGCAGACATGAGCAGCCTTTGATACCATGGTTTTGGCTCTTTTTTATGTTTGGTGAGTATcttgatgggtgtgtgtgtgtgtgtgttgttttatggcacaataaaaataaaatcagagttaattaattaattaatgcaaCTAAAAAAGTGTTTAAATGCTTATTTCTGCATTGgaatatatttcatttcttgAGTATGTTTTACTCTGTTCTTGCTGATCCTCTCCCCTACTGAGTATTTTACATGGTTTATCTGAGCTCCCCTGATGACTCAATGACACACTTCCACTAACAATCCTTAATACTTAATGAAAAACTCCCTCACACTCATTCATACCAACAAAGAAACTCAATCAGCCCACATTCCATCAATCAgatatttatttgtgtttttttttttctttttattctgtaaaggacttttttttgttaatgacAGTCTGCATCAGCCAATCATCTGCAGCCTAATCCAGGCAGCTTGATGCTGACTGGCTGTTTGGGCTCACTCCCACCACCCAGCCCATCGCCCTTTgtgtgcaacaacaacaacagaaaggCAGCACTTTACAGCACCCGGACACACTGTACATGACCAAACATGAACTGTAAAAAACATCCGTCTTAATAATGTCATTTAATCTTGCATTCtgtaaaagttgtttttctttcttaagcTTAGAAAAGTACCAGCAGGGTGAAATAATTTCACTCTTTCTCAGTGCAGTTCCTCTTGTTTCTGAACATCAGTGCCCGTAtgttaaaaaagacaaattaagGCAGATCAATGCAcgagtattaaaaaaaatgacacttcatttaaaaacacttttaaaaagttgatttttgcTGGAAAAACTGGTGCAATGATTTCACCCTGCAAGCATATTCTTAACACTTTAAGGCTAAATGACTTGATAAGAtggagatttctttttttttcctgtgaacgtgaagcagaacaaacctgaccCCATTGAGTCTGGGGTTTGAGTTTCACACTGCTGAGAACAAAATGGCTCCCTGAAAGTTTCCCTTCAGGACGTCAGGATGTCACAGAACTCAACAAAGTCTCTCTGCATGAAATTCTGGCTCTGAATCAGGTCATCTTCAGAGGGGAAATACTGCATGCTGTCCTCCTGCAGACGCAGACTGTCCTCCTGCAGGCGCAGACTCTCCTTGTGCAGATGCAGACTGTCCTTGTGCAGTACCAGGATCTGTCCTGGTGGTGTCGTTGAGCCGTGTGGATTGGGACTGTCCAAGAGGGCTCCTCTGGCATTCTCCAGGACGCCCAGGTATGAGTCCATGTCAGTGAGCTCCATGTCACTGTCGGAGCTGCTGCCACTGTCGCTACCCACCGAATCGGAGCGCATATGCAGCATCTGGTACTTCTCGTGCATTAAAAACTGGTTGGTGTTCTTGGGGGCCCGCATCCCCCTCGCTCTGTTTCCTTTGACATTAATGGGCCGGAGGGACATCACTGGCCTCTGAAGGTGTAGGCGATGATGGTAATGAGGATGATGACGTTGagggtgttggtggtggtgattTCGCCCTCTTGGccaccctccccctcctctccgcCGCCCCTGCAGGCGCCCCCTGCAGCTCTTGGACCAGCCGTGCTTCCTGCGGCTGGAAGGGTCCCTCTGCGGAGCCCCCtttccatcctgctgctgctgctgctgctcctgctgctggcagctcctcctgcacatcatctctgagagcattttcttgtctttcttgcagtcgcctcccttcctccctgctgctctccttcacatcctcctccctcagtggtcacacaacaacaaagagaggCTGGTTCTGTTTTTCTGGCTCAGATCACAAAAGACCCCCCTCTCGCTCAGACTCTACCTTTTCACTATTCTTTCGCTTTTTTTCTTGACCTCTGGCTTTGGCTGATGCATAGcctgctcttcctccccttgcagcagcagcttgccTGCTCGGCTGTCACgccctcctctgtctctatAATCTGTCTTCTTCACCTCTCTGAAAGTCAAGTCAGCTCTTTACAGCTCTGATTAGTGAACTGAGGTGAGCTACTGAGGGGTTGTAAGCGTCTTCTATCTGATTTAAAGCagttttttctcagttttaggCCAGCGACTACAGTGTACTCAGCTCTGACCAGCTCTGACTGTGGCTCAGCCTTCCCCTCACAGCCTGGATAAAGAGCTGGAAGGATCCATTCATGGGTTTAACAGAAGGAGGGGGGGCAGGTTTTTGCAGGTTTGTCCACTGCCTATTAACAACACTGTAATAGGACAGATTCCTATAAAGTTATTACCTACATTAGCATTagatattataatatatataacaGCCTGTGGTTGCCTCAGCTTGGATGTGGTTGTAGTGATTAGCAGAAAGCTGCTCCCTGCAGCAGGATGGTTCACTCCGCTTCAGTTTTAGCAGCTGAAATCTGATCCAGAGCTGCCGCTGTTACTGCCCGCCCCTCTGACaacagacagcaacaacaaccagCAACACTGGGGCAGCAGGATTGTAGTAGCCTAGTTACTGTAATAGCAGTGTCTGTAGTTAGTTATTGTGTCATGCATATACAAGTACCCAGCCCACATGGACTTAAGACTCAGACAAATACTGTTGCAGTGGTGCAACATTTGGCAGAAAGTAACATAGATTATtatatgaaataataaataacaaaggACTTTGTCTCTGGTCCCAAACTCCAAATTGTGGGAAATACAATCTGCCTCAAAAAAGGTTCACCTCTGAAAAGACAAATCAAGTGCCACGCCACCATCGTGGCTCGAGGGATAGAAATGTCCCTCAGTCTactgctttggtccagactgaaatatctgaagaAATAACGGGTTGAATTGAGATCTTGTACAGACATTTATGGTCCCCTGACTCACTTtgataaggtaagataagattGGACTTTAAAGTTAAGTCATTACAACCAGCatgtattacaaaaagcaaaaacagtggatGAAGACCTGGCTTTTATCTAGTGGCACCACAAGCTTGATATGTGTGATTTTagtgaaatatgtcaacagCTATTTggtactttggtttatgatgaaatgcctgcaaaactaatgccaCTGCCATCAGCCTCCGCTACTCTTTTTGTTtaaagctaattagcaaatgttagcaggctaacacaCTAAATAAGATGGCgagcatggtaaacattatacatgTAAACATCATCGTGTTAACATTGTCcttatgagcatgttagcatggtgatgTAAACAACTATTCCTGC includes the following:
- the LOC143328574 gene encoding uncharacterized protein LOC143328574, producing MLSEMMCRRSCQQQEQQQQQQDGKGAPQRDPSSRRKHGWSKSCRGRLQGRRRGGGGWPRGRNHHHQHPQRHHPHYHHRLHLQRPVMSLRPINVKGNRARGMRAPKNTNQFLMHEKYQMLHMRSDSVGSDSGSSSDSDMELTDMDSYLGVLENARGALLDSPNPHGSTTPPGQILVLHKDSLHLHKESLRLQEDSLRLQEDSMQYFPSEDDLIQSQNFMQRDFVEFCDILTS